One Isoptericola dokdonensis DS-3 genomic window, TCCCGGCGACGGCGTGCACCGTGCCGCCGGTGATGGTCAGCGACGCGCCCTCCTGGACGGCCATGTCGCCTCCGCCTCCTCCGCCGGGTCCGGCCGGCATCGCCTGGTCGTCGGTCGCGTCGTCCTCGGCAGTGGCGTCGGCCGCGTCGTCCGTCGAGCTGCTCGACTCCTCGGTCGTCTCGACCTCCGCCTCCTTGACGGTGGCGTTGAGCGCGTCGTCGGTGGCGGTCAGGTCGACGTCACCGCCGGAGATCGCGATGACGGCCGCCTCGACGCCCTCCTCGGACTCCGTCACGGTCAGCGCGCCGTCGACGACGGCGACGTCGGTGAAGCCCTGCACGCCGTCCGACCCGGCCGCGACCGTCACCTCGCCGCCCAGGAGGGCGACGTACCCGGCGGTCGCGTCGTCGTCGGCGTCGGACTTCAGCCCGTCGCCACCGGCGGTGAGGTCGAGCGTGCCGCCCGAGACGACGAGGTAGTCCTTGCCGCGCACTGCGTCGTCGGCCGCGGTGACGGTGATGTTCCCGCCCGCGACGATCAGACCGTCCTTGCCGGTGATCCCGTCGTTCGCGTTGCCGACGACCTCGAGCGCGCCGCTGCCGGAGATCGCCAGGTCGGCGGTCGAGTAGAGGGCGGCGTTGGCGGCGTTGTCGCTGGTGGTGTCCTCGTAGGTCGCGGCGTCCTCCAGGCGGTTCGTCGACCCGTCGGCGAGCACCACCGACACCTGGTCGGCGTCGCGGACGTCGATCGCCGCACCCGTGGACGACGTGATGTCGGCGCCGTCGAGCACGAGCCGCACGACGCCGTCGGAGGCGGAGTCGACGACGACCTGTCCGGCGAGCGTGCCGGACAGCACGTACGTGCCGGGTGCGGTGATGGTGACGGTGTCGCCGTCGACCTCGACGCCGTCGGCCGCGGCGGGGTTGCCGAGGTCGACCGCGACCTCGTCCGCGGTGTCCCAGGTCGACGCGGCGAGCTCGACGGTCCCGGACGCGTCGAGGTTCTCGGCGAGCACCTCGGTGGCGGTCATCCCGACCGACGACGTGGCGGACACCTCGCTCGTGCTCGTCGAGGAGCCGGCGGCGCTCGCGGAGGTCGCGTCCTCGGCGGTGCAGGCGGCGACGGCGCCCAGGGTGAGGACGCCCGTCGCGGCGACGGCGACGGCCTTGGTCC contains:
- a CDS encoding carbohydrate-binding domain-containing protein; translated protein: MNPQHLPRWARTPWTKAVAVAATGVLTLGAVAACTAEDATSASAAGSSTSTSEVSATSSVGMTATEVLAENLDASGTVELAASTWDTADEVAVDLGNPAAADGVEVDGDTVTITAPGTYVLSGTLAGQVVVDSASDGVVRLVLDGADITSSTGAAIDVRDADQVSVVLADGSTNRLEDAATYEDTTSDNAANAALYSTADLAISGSGALEVVGNANDGITGKDGLIVAGGNITVTAADDAVRGKDYLVVSGGTLDLTAGGDGLKSDADDDATAGYVALLGGEVTVAAGSDGVQGFTDVAVVDGALTVTESEEGVEAAVIAISGGDVDLTATDDALNATVKEAEVETTEESSSSTDDAADATAEDDATDDQAMPAGPGGGGGGDMAVQEGASLTITGGTVHAVAGTDGLDSNGVIAISGGTTVVEAAGSGSADAGQAMGGGGEGAIDANGSVTVSGGTVVTSGNAATGAVDVSNGWASLDASVAAGATVEVASSDGETLASVELTRETSSLGFTADGMTAGDEVTVLVDGEQVGTATAEESVTGTMGGGPGGGQRPGGGTPPEGELPEGVTPPEGGQLPGGTTDGTTSGTTSGTTSGTTDGTTTDA